ATTCCATACATTAAGCAAAGCTTCTTTACTTCCACTTAATACCAATAGATGTTTCTTCTCAAGGAGGAAGTTTTTTTCGAAGTATACTGCATGTTGAATAATCCATTGAAACATCCTTTGAGAGAATGATTTATAGTACGACAAACTCTAATCTGAGATCTAACCAAGACGGTTTTGGGCACAGTATTTGTATCAAGACAATGCTTCACTTTATATTATGCTTCTGAGGATTACATTCTGAACTACTTTCACTGAGTACATAACTCTAATTCCAAAACCCTACACAAGTGCTCCTCCCTTAACAAATTCGGTGAAGGCCAACGCAACTAGTCCCAACATCGCCAACCTTCCATTCCACAACTCGGCATTGGAAGTCATCACCCCATCAGACTTCGACTCAACCGTGACTCCTTGAAGCAGCGGAACAAGAGAAGCGACCGAGAGCAGAATGCTCGTCCCTATGAACCACGGGATGCCACCTTCACTGATCTGAGCGAACAAATCCTGGCCTTTAGACAATTCAACCGCAATGGCTGCCACGAAGCCAATCATTGCGAGTCTGCCATTGATCCTCTCTGGTGCCGGTCCACTGAATGCGAACACATCGGTAAAGCCGGTGCTCACCTGTCGACATGATAAACGTTAGTATATGCAAGGAGTGGTTACTAGGAGTGACTTTCTCACTTGATCAAAACTCAAGTCAGCATGAGCATCGCCAGTGCAATTTCGTTGACAACATTTATCCTTCGGAAACTTCCATACTAATGTTTAATCTCTTTTAAGTAAATAAAGGCTCCGTGCATAAGTGAGGCCTTTCCAAAACTCTTATTCATGTGCTAGGAGGCTCTCAAGCATTAATATACCTTTGATTTCAATTTCGGGGATGGGTTCAGATCCGGCTTGCTCTCCTGCAACATTCATCACGTAACAATGTTAATTCAATAAACTTCCCAACATCACATCGTTGATGTTTTAGGCAAGATTTTTCGAAAATCTGCTACTTTACCTTAGCCATACACCTCACATGCAAGCCACCTCGAGGAGACAGTCTAGGACTATTGCTGGCAGGGAAGAGCCCTCTCACAACAGATTTCCTGGAACTAATGTCGACCACAGTCCTAGGACTCACAGGGACCGAGTGCATCAGGATTGTCGAGGCCATGATCTTCAAACGATGACCAAAAGTTTTGGGACAACTAGGAGAACAATTCTCAGCTCAACGTGCGCAACAGAATCGATTCTGAGTAGACTGCAGTGCTACTGTCTTGGACTATAGAGTGAGTGATACGAAGTACTATTTATATAGTGccggggaggagagagagagagggagggagagactGAAGGATGGTGTTGGTTCCACGCGATGCACGTCCGTAGGGGGTTAAATGGTTTCACCTCGTCCGTTTAATGGGAAAGTGACGACGTGGGCCTTCATATAGCCCTGAACAAAACAACGGACAAAATGGTTTGTGAACTTCAGTTCTTGTTGGCTTCCGAACGTAAGGCCAAGAGAAGAGCGACGTAGTCCGAGGTTTTCGAGGTTGGTAAAGAACAAATTGGACCGGACAGAGAACTTTCAAGTACCGACGTCCTTTGGTGCGATTCGATGAAGACAACATGCCTCGACTTCACAGCTCAAGCGCAACACGGCACTCTCTTCACAGTTCTCCGAAATTGAAAGTCCTGTAAAAACTGCCACACATCTTGAGGATAATAGGAGTGGAGCTGCAAAGTGGAATTAATTCATCCTCAATTTCACGAGTCCACAGAAAGTACTCCATCTGCACAGCCGTGTTTGGATGAATAGCATTAACTCTCTTTACCGTATCAATGCTAGCTTCTGACAAACCAATGTACTTCATCTTCCCTCCCTCCACCGGCTTCTTGAGTTCTCCCACCTATCTTACCAATTGCAACTGATTTAGTTAAACCAATTTTTCACATTGCGTGTGCTCATTCTAGTTGTCCATCCATCGCTGTCTGCGGTTTGTCATGGAAAAAGCTAGTTCTGATGTCCCCCCTTCCAGTGTCGCTGAGAAAGGGGGAAGCATGAATGCCTTCAAAACTTACAAGGCTTGCCTGCCAATCCCATGGAGCCCCAACTTGTACATAACACTGGTTAGGAGCATTCCCGAAGACCTCTtatgtcacaccccgattcacaagaagaaggggCATGACACGGCCATCCTTTTACCAAAGACAGCCTCAATGTAACCAAAATTTAACccgatatcaacatatatacatccacatatatatatttgacaaaaaaggggCACTTGGTTATAATATCATAGTATATCTATAAtctacaaaaaaatcaaaacaaaaatcttCTACAAAGACTAACTTATAAACCTATTAACTATGCACAAGTCATACCAAAAGTTTCCACCACAAAAGTCCTCCCGAGCAGAATGCTCCACGCTTACTCGCAACTGCTGAAGAActgaaaaacaagtataagaGAGAAGTGAGCTACCACGgagtaacacatttcttctaagcggattgagaaatcactatgcacatttaaaacataGCTCAAATAtataatcataactcaaatactGAAGATACCAATAGTCCAGTCCAttagtcaatctcataaaacatgcatcaatggtctattccattaattaatctcatcaaatcacatcgatggtccattccatcgaccaaactcaaatcacacgTCAATGGTCCACCCCATTGACCGATTAAATCTTAAAAtgtctaaccatggtcacgcGTGCGCCGTGACAAGGCGACCAACATTCCCtattggcaaggtctccacctattttTAGTCATGACTGAAGCTCAAGGATATCACCCAGAATAGTATCGCATCTCACACTCCTCAGGGTCCAGAGACATTGAGCACCAACCACCAATTACAATATCCAGTAATCCAACGTTAGAAATGAAGTTatatcacaactcaaaatttgatatataaatataaaagcattctccaaaacatttcaagattctttcacaaagaatttcaaaaatcatctTTCAAACAACCATTCAAATCGAAGTCAGAATATAACTCCatttgaacaacaaaaataGTAGTAATAGCTCGATcctattttatgcaacaaaatatgttttttatcAACTCATGGAATATATAATCCATCACGtttctcaaaacatgagtttaaaatacaaagaagaaataatgtTACTCACttggaaaaaaccaaaaatcaactacGATGCTCACTCGAACCAACACATTCGGATTCCTAACAATTAAtagaaaaacaatatcaaaaggccAAGTAAAAGGATATTCGCATAACGACTTGTCTATACTAGGCCTATTTGTCGATAAAACGACACATGTGCGCCACAAAAGCTCTCATTTATCGAAAACCCATCATTTCCCGCTAGGTGCAGCCCATGCACCAACTTCATCACGCCATAACTCcctccacaaaattccgttTCAAACCGTCTTATAGTCTTTCGAATGCTCTCTTAACGTacaacaacaaccccaactcaGAGGACCCAAAACAGTaccaaaaataacaaaaaaaaagaaggctcGAAGCTACTGTTCCCTATAGTACTAGAATGCGCcctcaacttcaaaattccgttTTGGACAAACCACAAGCTCAAATTACGATCCGAAATatgctatagcttcacaacatccaAAGTACCATCTCGACGACTCAAAAATGGGGATTCGCCACACAAATATTCAAGAAATCCGAATTTCGAGCCCTAATTGCAGCGATTGCTTCAAGTAGGTGATTAAAGACTTCAATTTCTTACTAGCGTTGCTAAACACACTTGAGTCGGTTTGATGAGGCGTCCGGATCACAAGTGcgccaatttttttcctttctctcctttctctcctctcccgtgctcttctttctctctctctctctctctctctctctctctctttaaagcACAGCCGAAGATTCCACAAATATCCTTgagcttcctttttttttgacttttcaaactctttcttttccttttattttgtgacagtctgattttcGCTTCTGTTTTGATTAAATAATTCGTTTTTaagtcgacgtgcctatagctATTCtcagctgatcactcatgagataacttgacTAATCGGGAAAGTTATTAAGAATTTTGATGTAACTTGAAAATTGGCCAGGAATCAAGCTTCTtcgaccgtgttagtctacaaggatcAGTTCGGCACGAGTCAAAAAACTATCGaaatcggaaataggtcgattcgatagaaataaaattaggctTGGGTGATTTCAACTAATTTACAAAtttcgtcgatcggcactaaaccgattttttacatttattttggGTACCTGTCTGCTCGTAATTGAAGCCTCGAgatttttcatgacaatcgagttCTAATGCGTCGAAAATATATATCGTGGCTCgggaataatcgaccacgggtcagtgCACCAAAAGTTCCCAAAAACTAACCGATAGTTTAAGTTGTgctaaaaatcacattttgactgaaattaaccgaggaaatgatgtcgattacagaaattaagaattgtcacgtgtcacaattcatcccaaggacattgttgcgtcttctcaaaatttatggatgatGGGAATTTTCATGAAATGTGCAAGATCAGCAAATTAGAAGAGCAAGGgaattgccacattttaagtAGGATTTTAAGACCTCTAATGTGAAGCAATTTAAGAGGTATTATAATTGGTTACTAAGGGACTTGACCCTATTGAATTAGAtgttagattggtaattaaATAATGAAGAGAAGTCTCCTCAAAAAGGGAAATTCGTAGGAATTCCTCTCTCCTACAACTTCACCTCAATTTTCttggtatttaatggaaattgacTTGGAAAAGATAGGGGGCCACTTGATAAGGAAAGGAACTCATTCTCCGTGGGAAAAGGCTATGAGAATCACTTCAAAATTCGGATTCAGCAGTTTACGTAGAtttccaaccttttctttcatctcctCTAGAAGAAACAACGTTGGAAAAACTTTGTGGGGCCTATGAGGGTGATGGGTGGCCAAAGtttccatggaaaattaggCCAAAGGCTGAAGGAAACTTCAATGAAACTTCCCAGCAACTTCCACTCTCCTTCCCCATCCTTTTTCTTACGCATAGAAGTCTGTTTGCTGTAAGTCTACCTGCTGTATTTTACACGGCAGTTTccatctttccctttcttcctcttagtttattcttcttccttgtcttttCAACGTACAAGccgttgttttctttttctttgaacgTTATACTTCCATTTCTGCTCCCTCTTGAACGACCAAACTCCATACTTAGTTTCCTCTACCGAAAAATTTATAAGTTTGTGTGTTGCCGTTGCCATCATACCACTTCACAATCTTCTGCGGCTTCGGCTCAACACCATCACCAAGAAGATCAAGGATGATCTCTGTGTTGCTGTTCAAGCACCAACGAGAGCCGCCGTTAGCTGTGTTTAGGTGAGTTGTCCTCTAAATCTGGACTAGGGGTTGAGTACCTCTATTAGGGATTCGTACCAAGTTAAAAATATGTAGATGAGGTTAGATATGGATGGATGTTGGTTAGGGATGTTATGATAGACATAGAAAAGCTTAGATAAGGCTtagagagcaaaacaaaagtcgTGGTGGAAGATTCGGACTAGAACAGTAGTTGATTACTGAAACAGTTTCTAGAATGTgtatgttttgctaattttgtagacaactttgtgttgcgattttgaaattattttgttctGAAGAAACATTGTGAACATCttaaataataacatatatttttctattaatttttagaaattaaaagatgaCGATTTTAATGACGTCATCATCGGAACAGTAATCGGACAGTTTTGTAATCCGTGACCTATTATGATTTTGAGGGCTGTTAATGACCTTTAGATGTCGAATTTCCAATTGGCTCCTTCACTAAAGTTGTTTATTATAACTTTTTgtttaacatacttaaatttcaagtcaaacGACGCATGTTTCGACCCAAAAACGAACTGACTTCGATAGGTTTGGCTCTCTGGAACTGGATCCGATTTTTGTGCTGGATAGAAACAATTTCTGGGCCGAATCCAGAGGGATCTGGatctcggtgtcttcatgaaaaatgtttgtttataTGTTTTCTAGCACGTAtcgaatttgagaattttcgagATCGTATGGATGATTTTCTGACTTCGAAATTGGGAGGCGTTATTGGGCAGTTCTCTGTTAATTTGGATGAATAAGAATATatacttgttttgaagaattcttgctATGAAAGTGCTCAATTGATGCTGTGGATGCtgtatataattgattattgaaatgtgGCATTGGTCATATGCATTCACAACATGAGATTCCGCCACGAGCCTTTGAGGCCGGGCGTGCttcttcgggaatgccccacgtcaacggatgccggtcgcggTGGAGGCTGGACCCGTGCTCCTTAGtggaatgccatctagatgtagacgttgccgcgCTCAACGGTGTGaggcgatgcccggttatgTCGGAAGACTGTTATTTGAGCATTAACATCATTTGTGACATATGAGATGCCCGGTTTtgccggaagactgttatctgTTACATTGACTATGGCCTGTATGCTTACATGGATATTCACACCTTGCATATGCTTATGTTAAAGTATTCCTGTGATGTGTGAACTTGACACTGTtaggaatattttatttgatgctaATATGCAGGAACTTGCTGGTGTTAAAAGAGTGGTAAGAAATGTGATTAGATTGCATGCTGGATGTACCCTTCACCTAATCTGGAATTAGGAGATTTACTCgctgagatgtgatctcaccccttagtgggctaacattttcaggtccctaaatgGAGGAAGGCTGGATCGTGTACAGTCGGTCGCAGATAAAGGATGAATAGGATTCTCGCTATCTCCTTCCAAGTGATGACGGGTTTTCCGTCAAGACTGGATGTAGGGTGACAGCTCACCCCCGAGATATTGAAGTATGGTATTGTAATAGTAAACCCCAGTTTTATAAATAGAAGCTTAGTTAGTGGTTAATCGAATAGCTTCACTTTTGTATCAAACCTTGGGGGTGTTAAACTGGTCTATTTACATAGATACGATAATGTTGTAGTtgtggtttgtgaaaaataatatcctacgtttctatcccactgttttgttgtatggagattgtttacgtttccgcatgtgcaaaataaatgaatgggtcggcaacaattctgggatgttgcaaatttaaaatcgaccattgagggatgtgcatgtgcccggggttcgggtcgtgacatattttctcttttttttttttttaaagcccaTCTATTACATTTTCAGTGTGCATAGGAGGGGTCGCGGCTTCGCAAGTGTAACTGAACTCTTATGAGATGGAACACCCCTACCGTTAGGGGAATGTTGCAACAAGTAATGATTAGTCAGTTACtgcattttggttttgtttatcGACGTCATTTGCTTACTTGAATAACCAATTACATGATTAGGTAAAGAGGCTAGTTGTAATTGAAAGAGGAGATGTTCAAAGCCTGCAAAGAGGAGGCAAACCACCGAGCTTTATGTCTGCCGTTGGTGATAAGCCATCTGCCTGCCCCAGATTGCAGTTCTTAAAAGCAAACGTTGTCCTCTTAGGTCAGATCCTTCTCCAATGTTTTGTCAGACAATGCAGTTTTTAGATGTGCTATTGGATAGAAATCTATTGGTTGTAATAGTTCCATCATGATTTGAGTGGTTTATCTGAGGATATATTTTGCTGTGGGTTAATAAATCGATTGATTGCTACAAATCTGATGGAAGTGAAATAAATCTGGGTCCATGAAATCATACCATCGACCTCTGGACggtcaaaaaaaggaaaggcagaAAGAAGCTGTGATAAATATTCCAATAAGTGATTGCACTCAACATTCTCCAGATGTCTTGTTGCTGAGTTGGTCAATTTCCTCCATTTTACTTGGAAGGGTGCAGACCGAACTTTGGTTTAGTTTTGTTTGCAAAATCTGTTGCTTTGAGAATTCGGAACTTCCTCATATAAGGACAATCTGAATTTGCTCAatccttctttgtttttgtcGCTTTAGTTTATTTACATCTGAAATGCCTGAGATCTTTCTGATTTAGGTATGTTCTTTGTTCACCCATTGTCATCTGAGTTTCATCCAAATCTCATTGGTAAAGGTACTTGTGTCTTATTAATCTGCAATTACCATTTCATATATTAAGCGACGCTTCTTTACTTCCACTTCAAGCGAATTGAGGTTTTTTCTGAAGGAGGGAGTTTTCTTCAAAGTATACGCCATGTTAAATGATCCAATGAAATGTCCTTTGAGAGAATGATTTATAGTACAACAAACTCTAATTTAAGATTTAAACCAAGACGGTATGGGGCACAGTATTTGAATTGAGACAATGCTTCACTTTATATTATGCTTCTGAGGATTACATTCTGAACTACTTACACGAGTGTATAATTCCAAAACCCTACACAAGTATTCCTCCCTTAACATATTCAGTGAAGGCCAACGCAACTAGTCCCAACATTGCAAACCTTCCGTTCCACAACTCAGCATCAGAAGTCATCAACCCGTCAGACTTTGACTCAGCCGTGACTCCTTGAAGCAGCGGAACGAGAGATGCAACCGAGAGCAGAATGCTCGTCCCTATGAACCACGGAATACCACCTCCACTGATCTGATCAGACAAGTCCTGGCCTTTAGACAGTTCCACCGCAATGGCCGCCACAAAGCCTATCATTGCGAGTCTGCCATTGATCCTCTCTGGCGCTGGTCCACTGAATGCAAACACATCTGTGAAGTCGGTGCTAACCTGTCAAGAGGATCAACGTTAGTATATGCAAGGAATGGTTACTAGAATGTTTGACTATCTTACttcatcaaaatttaatcaGCAGAGTATCaccacttcaatttctttgacGACACTTATCCTTCGGAAACTTCAATACTAATGTTTAATCTCTTTAAGTAAATAAAGGCTCCGTGCATAAGTGAGGCCTTTTCAAAACTCTTATTCATGTGCTAGGAGGCTCTCAAGCATAAATATACCTTTGATTTCAATTTCGGGGATGGGTTCAGATCCGGCTTGCTCTCCTGCAACATTCATCACGTAACAATGTTAATTCAATAAACTTCCCAACATCACATCGTTGATGTTTTAGGCAAGATTGTTAAAAAATCTGCTACTTTACCTCGGCCATACACCTCACACGCAAGCCACCTCGTGGAGCCAATCTAGGACTACGGTTGGCAGGGAAGAGTCCTCTCAGAACAGATATCCTGGAGCTAATGTTGATTGCGGTCCTAGGACTCGCAGTGATCGAGTGCATCAGGATTGTTGAGGCCATGATCTTCAAACAAGGACCAAAAGTTTTGGGACAACGAGGAGAACAATACTCAGCTCAACGTGCGCAACTGAATCAACTCTGAGTAGACTGTAGTGCGACTGTCTTGGACTATAGAGCGAGCGATTTGAAGTACTATTTATATAGTGccggggaagagagagagagagagagagggagagattgaCGGATGGTGTTGGTTCCACGCGATGCACGTCTGTAGGGGGTTAAATGGTTTCACCTCGTCCGTTTAATGGGAAAGTGACGACGTGGGCCTTCGAATAGCCCTGAACAAAACAACGGACAAAATGGTTTGTGGGGCTTCAGTTCTTGTTGGCTTCCGAACGTGAGGCCAAGAGAAGAGCGACGTAGTTCAAGGTTTCCGAGTTCGGTAAACAACAAATTGGACCAGACGAGAACTTTCAAGTACCGCTGTCCATTGGCATGACCTTGATGAAGACAGCATGCCCCGACTTCGCAGCTCAAGCGTGGCACGGTACTCTCTTCaagtctctctctttgtttcaaAGGCGCATTCACAAGGAAGGATCTAGAGTTCTCTCGAGAAATTGAGCTTCAACAAGAATTCCGGTTCATGAGCATTTGATGCATCTTGGTAGCTGGCTATCTTGAAGTTGACATTCGATCCACTTATGAACCGCTAGACCAGTGGTCGAAATATGTGCCGAATTCATCTACTGTTGGGCAATCTCTATCGGCTAGTGAGTTCATAACTCGATAACTTAAGATTCtaattgaaagcagaattgGCTAGATACGTTAATCAGCTCTAACTTGGGTTTGCTCGTAGTCGCCTTCCAATGATGAAGGCATGAGACTTCTATTTTGCATCAAAATGAAGTCTCGCACATCAGCACTGATATGCCGTGATTGAAGCACCTGAATTTCTGTTAGGTCCCGCAGATATATTAATGAGTTTATCTATATATTCTTTATCTCTCTCCTTAGGATAAAGGTATTGAGCTTTTATTGCTCACAATGGAAAAATAAGTGCTCCGATTTTGAAGAGCATTAACTACACTTGCATCTCTGTCCCTACAATTCACATTTTTAGGACAAATTTTGATGCTGACGACATTTCATTGGAGAGGTCTTCATAGAGCATCTTGATAGGCATTGCAGGAGCTTACGCTATTGTACCAAACTTGCCCACAAACTAGGGAAATATACTCGTCTTGGCTAAGCTTACGTGCCACTGATCTAATATTGTcttcaaggttcttgacttTTCTGGTCCCTCATTGCAGCTGAAAGTTAAAGCTCGTTATAGACATCACAACATCGACAACTGCCTGATTTCACATCCCTAACATCATTTTGTGAAAATCGAAGACTAGTGGCATGGTAACACTAAATCTACTATTATGCGACAGTGTTTGCTGAAATTGTTACTTGGTATTGGGACAACGCGTGGTGAAGAAGCCACGCTATGGCCAGTTGAGGAGCGTTGCAACCATGCTTTGCGGTGAGGTGAGCAAATTTTCAATATGTAACTTTGTTCTTGTGGAAGTTATCTCTAGTGAATCTTGGATGCATAGCCTTTCACATAACAATAGAGAATTAACATAGAAACATATTTGCCACTGATTCATCACCAGgaaatccaaaaatttcttttctaaggAAATAAACTGTCCTCTGCATAATCCCACTGTCCCTGTGTTCTCTGATTCAATCCTCTCGCAAATTAAGCGGTTGGTTAGAGAAAGTAGATTTTGGAATGTGAAGCGAAAAGTGTTCTAAGGTAGGCATTAGATGTTGTGCTGTAACTGGGCACTTCTAGTTTGGGTCTCTTGGTTGCTGTTTGTTCAGCATGTAGCAGGATTGCTGGCCCTGCTTGTTGTTTTTTATACTAATAAATtctgaatattaaaaaaaaaaaaaaaaaacccagttTGGATGGTCACATAATTTGAATTCTCTTGCCAATAGACTATTGATCAATATCATCgcaataaattgcaaaaaacaTATCGACTGGCTCTCCACCGGCAAGCTCTCAACAACTGCCTTCCTATAAAAGAACCCATGACCTAGAGGACTG
The nucleotide sequence above comes from Eucalyptus grandis isolate ANBG69807.140 chromosome 2, ASM1654582v1, whole genome shotgun sequence. Encoded proteins:
- the LOC104423724 gene encoding early light-induced protein 1, chloroplastic, with the protein product MASTILMHSVPVSPRTVVDISSRKSVVRGLFPASNSPRLSPRGGLHVRCMAKESKPDLNPSPKLKSKVSTGFTDVFAFSGPAPERINGRLAMIGFVAAIAVELSKGQDLFAQISEGGIPWFIGTSILLSVASLVPLLQGVTVESKSDGVMTSNAELWNGRLAMLGLVALAFTEFVKGGALV
- the LOC104432271 gene encoding early light-induced protein 1, chloroplastic-like, which gives rise to MASTILMHSITASPRTAINISSRISVLRGLFPANRSPRLAPRGGLRVRCMAEESKPDLNPSPKLKSKVSTDFTDVFAFSGPAPERINGRLAMIGFVAAIAVELSKGQDLSDQISGGGIPWFIGTSILLSVASLVPLLQGVTAESKSDGLMTSDAELWNGRFAMLGLVALAFTEYVKGGILV